The Micropterus dolomieu isolate WLL.071019.BEF.003 ecotype Adirondacks linkage group LG22, ASM2129224v1, whole genome shotgun sequence genome contains a region encoding:
- the slc2a13b gene encoding solute carrier family 2 member 13b isoform X2 has translation MSSSHDEYSLKYMSNLMGSRRQKSVDGGEQSLIGPPSGDSGGDLLDKDASTSGFVYMLAFFSALGGFLFGYDTGVVSGAMLLLKKEMNLNNLWQELLVSSTVGAAALSALSGGFLNGWLGRRICIIFSSFIFSVGGIIMGFAPDKVVLLVGRITVGLGIGIASMTVPVYLAEVSPPHQRGLLVTINSLFITGGQFIASVVDGAFSYLSHDGWRYMLGLSVVPAVLQFIGFFFLPESPRWLLQKGRNQEARQVLSQIRGGQSVDEEYDIIKTSIEEEEKGASAGFVILRILRHGPTRRALFVGCGLQMFQQLAGINTVMYYSATILQMAGVRDDKQAIWLAAGTSATNFVFTLVGVWLVERVGRRKLILGSLLGTALSLTLLAVGFLLSAQNSPPITLHPVDSQNSTCRLYGFCELCMLDPDCGFCYRENSTSVYDSSCVPVDQTSTDHAAWGRCFNRTETADSPIWAYNFCPTSYSWIVLLGLVLYLAFFAPGMGPMPWTVNSEIYPLWARSTGNACSAGVNWIFNVLVSLTFLHVAEFLTYYGAFFMYTGLVVLGLLFVQGCLPETQGLQLEEIETLFTGQLCSCGATSPNDKRHVHYIRKQVFVFSQGPEFSSSDYGAVGYDGAIAYITVSMLITFLLCYHSAKYAFLMFNLMSLFSQLR, from the exons ATGTCCAGCAGCCACGATGAGTACAGCTTGAAGTACATGAGCAACCTTATGGGCAGCAGGAGGCAGAAATCAGTGGATGGCGGCGAGCAGAGTCTCATTGGGCCTCCATCTGGGGACTCTGGTGGGGATCTCCTGGACAAAGATGCCTCCACATCGGGGTTCGTCTATATGTTGGCGTTTTTCTCTGCCCTGGGAGGATTTCTCTTTGGGTATGACACTGGGGTGGTCTCCGGGGCTATGCTGCTCCTGAAGAAGGAGATGAACCTGAACAATCTGTGGCAGGAGCTGCTTGTGTCCAGTACTGTTGGGGCTGCAGCGCTATCTGCCCTGAGCGGAGGCTTCTTGAATGGGTGGCTGGGGCGCAGGATTTGCATCATTTTCTCCAGTTTCATCTTCAGCGTCGGAGGCATCATCATGGGTTTTGCACCGGACAAGGTGGTGCTTCTTGTGGGCAGAATCACAGTTGGTTTGGGAATAG GCATTGCCTCTATGACAGTACCTGTATACCTCGCAGAAGTTTCCCCCCCTCATCAGAGAGGTCTGCTGGTCACTATCAACTCCCTCTTCATCACTGGTGGCCAGTTTATTGCCAGTGTGGTCGATGGAGCTTTCAGCTACCTGAGCCATGATGGCTGGAG GTACATGTTGGGTTTGTCCGTTGTCCCAGCAGTGCTGCAGTTCATTGGCTTCTTCTTCCTGCCAGAAAGCCCCCGTTGGCTTCTCCAAAAGGGCCGGAACCAAGAGGCCCGACAAGTTCTCAGCCAGATCAGAGGAGGCCAGAGCGTTGATGAAGAGTACGACATTATCAAAACTAGCattgaggaagaggagaaaggggCGAGTGCag GATTTGTTATCTTGCGGATCCTTCGCCACGGTCCGACTCGCAGGGCACTCTTCGTTGGCTGCGGCCTCCAGATGTTTCAGCAGCTGGCTGGGATAAACACCGTCAT GTACTACAGTGCAACCATTCTGCAGATGGCAGGGGTGCGGGATGATAAACAGGCAATCTGGTTGGCTGCTGGAACTTCTGCTACCAACTTTGTGttcaccttggttggagtgtgGCTTGTCGAAAGAGTGGGCCGCAGGAAGCTGATCCTGGGCAGTCTATTAG GTACTGCATTGAGTCTGACTTTGCTGGCAGTCGGGTTCTTGTTATCTGCCCAGAATTCTCCACCAATCACCCTCCACCCAGTTGACTCTCAGAACTCAACCTGCAGACTATACGG GTTCTGTGAATTATGCATGCTGGATCCGGATTGTGGATTTTGTTATCGTGAAAACAGCACCAGTGTATACGACTCCTCCTGCGTTCCTGTCGATCAAACGTCTACTGATCACGCCGCCTGGGGAAG GTGTTTCAACCGTACGGAAACAGCTGACAGCCCAATCTGGGCCTACAACTTCTGTCCAACTTCCTACTCCTGGATTGTCCTGCTGGGCCTCGTCCTGTACCTTGCATTCTTTGCTCCAG GTATGGGCCCCATGCCTTGGACAGTGAACTCAGAGATCTACCCACTGTGGGCCCGAAGCACTGGCAACGCCTGTTCAGCTGGCGTCAACTGGATCTTCAACGTCCTGGTGTCTCTGACCTTCCTTCATGTCGCTGAGTTTCTCACCTATTACG GGGCGTTCTTCATGTACACGGGCCTGGTGGTGTTGGGTCTCCTCTTCGTCCAGGGCTGCCTCCCAGAGACCCAGGGCCTCCAGCTGGAAGAGATCGAGACATTGTTTACCGGTCAGCTCTGCTCCTGCGGAGCCACCTCACCCAATGACAAACGCCACGTCCACTACATCCGG aaacaagtctttgttttttcG CAAGGTCCGGAATTCAGCTCATCAGACTATGGAGCGGTGGGGTATGACGGTGCTATAGCTTATATAACTGTAAGTATGCTAATAACTTTTCTGCTATGCTACCACAGTGCTAAATATGCCTTTTTAATGTTCAATTTAATGTCCCTGTTTTCACAGCTCAGATAA
- the slc2a13b gene encoding solute carrier family 2 member 13b isoform X3 translates to MSSSHDEYSLKYMSNLMGSRRQKSVDGGEQSLIGPPSGDSGGDLLDKDASTSGFVYMLAFFSALGGFLFGYDTGVVSGAMLLLKKEMNLNNLWQELLVSSTVGAAALSALSGGFLNGWLGRRICIIFSSFIFSVGGIIMGFAPDKVVLLVGRITVGLGIGIASMTVPVYLAEVSPPHQRGLLVTINSLFITGGQFIASVVDGAFSYLSHDGWRYMLGLSVVPAVLQFIGFFFLPESPRWLLQKGRNQEARQVLSQIRGGQSVDEEYDIIKTSIEEEEKGASAGGFVILRILRHGPTRRALFVGCGLQMFQQLAGINTVMYYSATILQMAGVRDDKQAIWLAAGTSATNFVFTLVGVWLVERVGRRKLILGSLLGTALSLTLLAVGFLLSAQNSPPITLHPVDSQNSTCRLYGFCELCMLDPDCGFCYRENSTSVYDSSCVPVDQTSTDHAAWGRCFNRTETADSPIWAYNFCPTSYSWIVLLGLVLYLAFFAPGMGPMPWTVNSEIYPLWARSTGNACSAGVNWIFNVLVSLTFLHVAEFLTYYGAFFMYTGLVVLGLLFVQGCLPETQGLQLEEIETLFTGQLCSCGATSPNDKRHVHYIRQGPEFSSSDYGAVGYDGAIAYITVSMLITFLLCYHSAKYAFLMFNLMSLFSQLR, encoded by the exons ATGTCCAGCAGCCACGATGAGTACAGCTTGAAGTACATGAGCAACCTTATGGGCAGCAGGAGGCAGAAATCAGTGGATGGCGGCGAGCAGAGTCTCATTGGGCCTCCATCTGGGGACTCTGGTGGGGATCTCCTGGACAAAGATGCCTCCACATCGGGGTTCGTCTATATGTTGGCGTTTTTCTCTGCCCTGGGAGGATTTCTCTTTGGGTATGACACTGGGGTGGTCTCCGGGGCTATGCTGCTCCTGAAGAAGGAGATGAACCTGAACAATCTGTGGCAGGAGCTGCTTGTGTCCAGTACTGTTGGGGCTGCAGCGCTATCTGCCCTGAGCGGAGGCTTCTTGAATGGGTGGCTGGGGCGCAGGATTTGCATCATTTTCTCCAGTTTCATCTTCAGCGTCGGAGGCATCATCATGGGTTTTGCACCGGACAAGGTGGTGCTTCTTGTGGGCAGAATCACAGTTGGTTTGGGAATAG GCATTGCCTCTATGACAGTACCTGTATACCTCGCAGAAGTTTCCCCCCCTCATCAGAGAGGTCTGCTGGTCACTATCAACTCCCTCTTCATCACTGGTGGCCAGTTTATTGCCAGTGTGGTCGATGGAGCTTTCAGCTACCTGAGCCATGATGGCTGGAG GTACATGTTGGGTTTGTCCGTTGTCCCAGCAGTGCTGCAGTTCATTGGCTTCTTCTTCCTGCCAGAAAGCCCCCGTTGGCTTCTCCAAAAGGGCCGGAACCAAGAGGCCCGACAAGTTCTCAGCCAGATCAGAGGAGGCCAGAGCGTTGATGAAGAGTACGACATTATCAAAACTAGCattgaggaagaggagaaaggggCGAGTGCag GAGGATTTGTTATCTTGCGGATCCTTCGCCACGGTCCGACTCGCAGGGCACTCTTCGTTGGCTGCGGCCTCCAGATGTTTCAGCAGCTGGCTGGGATAAACACCGTCAT GTACTACAGTGCAACCATTCTGCAGATGGCAGGGGTGCGGGATGATAAACAGGCAATCTGGTTGGCTGCTGGAACTTCTGCTACCAACTTTGTGttcaccttggttggagtgtgGCTTGTCGAAAGAGTGGGCCGCAGGAAGCTGATCCTGGGCAGTCTATTAG GTACTGCATTGAGTCTGACTTTGCTGGCAGTCGGGTTCTTGTTATCTGCCCAGAATTCTCCACCAATCACCCTCCACCCAGTTGACTCTCAGAACTCAACCTGCAGACTATACGG GTTCTGTGAATTATGCATGCTGGATCCGGATTGTGGATTTTGTTATCGTGAAAACAGCACCAGTGTATACGACTCCTCCTGCGTTCCTGTCGATCAAACGTCTACTGATCACGCCGCCTGGGGAAG GTGTTTCAACCGTACGGAAACAGCTGACAGCCCAATCTGGGCCTACAACTTCTGTCCAACTTCCTACTCCTGGATTGTCCTGCTGGGCCTCGTCCTGTACCTTGCATTCTTTGCTCCAG GTATGGGCCCCATGCCTTGGACAGTGAACTCAGAGATCTACCCACTGTGGGCCCGAAGCACTGGCAACGCCTGTTCAGCTGGCGTCAACTGGATCTTCAACGTCCTGGTGTCTCTGACCTTCCTTCATGTCGCTGAGTTTCTCACCTATTACG GGGCGTTCTTCATGTACACGGGCCTGGTGGTGTTGGGTCTCCTCTTCGTCCAGGGCTGCCTCCCAGAGACCCAGGGCCTCCAGCTGGAAGAGATCGAGACATTGTTTACCGGTCAGCTCTGCTCCTGCGGAGCCACCTCACCCAATGACAAACGCCACGTCCACTACATCCGG CAAGGTCCGGAATTCAGCTCATCAGACTATGGAGCGGTGGGGTATGACGGTGCTATAGCTTATATAACTGTAAGTATGCTAATAACTTTTCTGCTATGCTACCACAGTGCTAAATATGCCTTTTTAATGTTCAATTTAATGTCCCTGTTTTCACAGCTCAGATAA
- the slc2a13b gene encoding solute carrier family 2 member 13b isoform X1 codes for MSSSHDEYSLKYMSNLMGSRRQKSVDGGEQSLIGPPSGDSGGDLLDKDASTSGFVYMLAFFSALGGFLFGYDTGVVSGAMLLLKKEMNLNNLWQELLVSSTVGAAALSALSGGFLNGWLGRRICIIFSSFIFSVGGIIMGFAPDKVVLLVGRITVGLGIGIASMTVPVYLAEVSPPHQRGLLVTINSLFITGGQFIASVVDGAFSYLSHDGWRYMLGLSVVPAVLQFIGFFFLPESPRWLLQKGRNQEARQVLSQIRGGQSVDEEYDIIKTSIEEEEKGASAGGFVILRILRHGPTRRALFVGCGLQMFQQLAGINTVMYYSATILQMAGVRDDKQAIWLAAGTSATNFVFTLVGVWLVERVGRRKLILGSLLGTALSLTLLAVGFLLSAQNSPPITLHPVDSQNSTCRLYGFCELCMLDPDCGFCYRENSTSVYDSSCVPVDQTSTDHAAWGRCFNRTETADSPIWAYNFCPTSYSWIVLLGLVLYLAFFAPGMGPMPWTVNSEIYPLWARSTGNACSAGVNWIFNVLVSLTFLHVAEFLTYYGAFFMYTGLVVLGLLFVQGCLPETQGLQLEEIETLFTGQLCSCGATSPNDKRHVHYIRKQVFVFSQGPEFSSSDYGAVGYDGAIAYITVSMLITFLLCYHSAKYAFLMFNLMSLFSQLR; via the exons ATGTCCAGCAGCCACGATGAGTACAGCTTGAAGTACATGAGCAACCTTATGGGCAGCAGGAGGCAGAAATCAGTGGATGGCGGCGAGCAGAGTCTCATTGGGCCTCCATCTGGGGACTCTGGTGGGGATCTCCTGGACAAAGATGCCTCCACATCGGGGTTCGTCTATATGTTGGCGTTTTTCTCTGCCCTGGGAGGATTTCTCTTTGGGTATGACACTGGGGTGGTCTCCGGGGCTATGCTGCTCCTGAAGAAGGAGATGAACCTGAACAATCTGTGGCAGGAGCTGCTTGTGTCCAGTACTGTTGGGGCTGCAGCGCTATCTGCCCTGAGCGGAGGCTTCTTGAATGGGTGGCTGGGGCGCAGGATTTGCATCATTTTCTCCAGTTTCATCTTCAGCGTCGGAGGCATCATCATGGGTTTTGCACCGGACAAGGTGGTGCTTCTTGTGGGCAGAATCACAGTTGGTTTGGGAATAG GCATTGCCTCTATGACAGTACCTGTATACCTCGCAGAAGTTTCCCCCCCTCATCAGAGAGGTCTGCTGGTCACTATCAACTCCCTCTTCATCACTGGTGGCCAGTTTATTGCCAGTGTGGTCGATGGAGCTTTCAGCTACCTGAGCCATGATGGCTGGAG GTACATGTTGGGTTTGTCCGTTGTCCCAGCAGTGCTGCAGTTCATTGGCTTCTTCTTCCTGCCAGAAAGCCCCCGTTGGCTTCTCCAAAAGGGCCGGAACCAAGAGGCCCGACAAGTTCTCAGCCAGATCAGAGGAGGCCAGAGCGTTGATGAAGAGTACGACATTATCAAAACTAGCattgaggaagaggagaaaggggCGAGTGCag GAGGATTTGTTATCTTGCGGATCCTTCGCCACGGTCCGACTCGCAGGGCACTCTTCGTTGGCTGCGGCCTCCAGATGTTTCAGCAGCTGGCTGGGATAAACACCGTCAT GTACTACAGTGCAACCATTCTGCAGATGGCAGGGGTGCGGGATGATAAACAGGCAATCTGGTTGGCTGCTGGAACTTCTGCTACCAACTTTGTGttcaccttggttggagtgtgGCTTGTCGAAAGAGTGGGCCGCAGGAAGCTGATCCTGGGCAGTCTATTAG GTACTGCATTGAGTCTGACTTTGCTGGCAGTCGGGTTCTTGTTATCTGCCCAGAATTCTCCACCAATCACCCTCCACCCAGTTGACTCTCAGAACTCAACCTGCAGACTATACGG GTTCTGTGAATTATGCATGCTGGATCCGGATTGTGGATTTTGTTATCGTGAAAACAGCACCAGTGTATACGACTCCTCCTGCGTTCCTGTCGATCAAACGTCTACTGATCACGCCGCCTGGGGAAG GTGTTTCAACCGTACGGAAACAGCTGACAGCCCAATCTGGGCCTACAACTTCTGTCCAACTTCCTACTCCTGGATTGTCCTGCTGGGCCTCGTCCTGTACCTTGCATTCTTTGCTCCAG GTATGGGCCCCATGCCTTGGACAGTGAACTCAGAGATCTACCCACTGTGGGCCCGAAGCACTGGCAACGCCTGTTCAGCTGGCGTCAACTGGATCTTCAACGTCCTGGTGTCTCTGACCTTCCTTCATGTCGCTGAGTTTCTCACCTATTACG GGGCGTTCTTCATGTACACGGGCCTGGTGGTGTTGGGTCTCCTCTTCGTCCAGGGCTGCCTCCCAGAGACCCAGGGCCTCCAGCTGGAAGAGATCGAGACATTGTTTACCGGTCAGCTCTGCTCCTGCGGAGCCACCTCACCCAATGACAAACGCCACGTCCACTACATCCGG aaacaagtctttgttttttcG CAAGGTCCGGAATTCAGCTCATCAGACTATGGAGCGGTGGGGTATGACGGTGCTATAGCTTATATAACTGTAAGTATGCTAATAACTTTTCTGCTATGCTACCACAGTGCTAAATATGCCTTTTTAATGTTCAATTTAATGTCCCTGTTTTCACAGCTCAGATAA
- the slc2a13b gene encoding solute carrier family 2 member 13b isoform X4 — translation MSSSHDEYSLKYMSNLMGSRRQKSVDGGEQSLIGPPSGDSGGDLLDKDASTSGFVYMLAFFSALGGFLFGYDTGVVSGAMLLLKKEMNLNNLWQELLVSSTVGAAALSALSGGFLNGWLGRRICIIFSSFIFSVGGIIMGFAPDKVVLLVGRITVGLGIGIASMTVPVYLAEVSPPHQRGLLVTINSLFITGGQFIASVVDGAFSYLSHDGWRYMLGLSVVPAVLQFIGFFFLPESPRWLLQKGRNQEARQVLSQIRGGQSVDEEYDIIKTSIEEEEKGASAGFVILRILRHGPTRRALFVGCGLQMFQQLAGINTVMYYSATILQMAGVRDDKQAIWLAAGTSATNFVFTLVGVWLVERVGRRKLILGSLLGTALSLTLLAVGFLLSAQNSPPITLHPVDSQNSTCRLYGFCELCMLDPDCGFCYRENSTSVYDSSCVPVDQTSTDHAAWGRCFNRTETADSPIWAYNFCPTSYSWIVLLGLVLYLAFFAPGMGPMPWTVNSEIYPLWARSTGNACSAGVNWIFNVLVSLTFLHVAEFLTYYGAFFMYTGLVVLGLLFVQGCLPETQGLQLEEIETLFTGQLCSCGATSPNDKRHVHYIRQGPEFSSSDYGAVGYDGAIAYITVSMLITFLLCYHSAKYAFLMFNLMSLFSQLR, via the exons ATGTCCAGCAGCCACGATGAGTACAGCTTGAAGTACATGAGCAACCTTATGGGCAGCAGGAGGCAGAAATCAGTGGATGGCGGCGAGCAGAGTCTCATTGGGCCTCCATCTGGGGACTCTGGTGGGGATCTCCTGGACAAAGATGCCTCCACATCGGGGTTCGTCTATATGTTGGCGTTTTTCTCTGCCCTGGGAGGATTTCTCTTTGGGTATGACACTGGGGTGGTCTCCGGGGCTATGCTGCTCCTGAAGAAGGAGATGAACCTGAACAATCTGTGGCAGGAGCTGCTTGTGTCCAGTACTGTTGGGGCTGCAGCGCTATCTGCCCTGAGCGGAGGCTTCTTGAATGGGTGGCTGGGGCGCAGGATTTGCATCATTTTCTCCAGTTTCATCTTCAGCGTCGGAGGCATCATCATGGGTTTTGCACCGGACAAGGTGGTGCTTCTTGTGGGCAGAATCACAGTTGGTTTGGGAATAG GCATTGCCTCTATGACAGTACCTGTATACCTCGCAGAAGTTTCCCCCCCTCATCAGAGAGGTCTGCTGGTCACTATCAACTCCCTCTTCATCACTGGTGGCCAGTTTATTGCCAGTGTGGTCGATGGAGCTTTCAGCTACCTGAGCCATGATGGCTGGAG GTACATGTTGGGTTTGTCCGTTGTCCCAGCAGTGCTGCAGTTCATTGGCTTCTTCTTCCTGCCAGAAAGCCCCCGTTGGCTTCTCCAAAAGGGCCGGAACCAAGAGGCCCGACAAGTTCTCAGCCAGATCAGAGGAGGCCAGAGCGTTGATGAAGAGTACGACATTATCAAAACTAGCattgaggaagaggagaaaggggCGAGTGCag GATTTGTTATCTTGCGGATCCTTCGCCACGGTCCGACTCGCAGGGCACTCTTCGTTGGCTGCGGCCTCCAGATGTTTCAGCAGCTGGCTGGGATAAACACCGTCAT GTACTACAGTGCAACCATTCTGCAGATGGCAGGGGTGCGGGATGATAAACAGGCAATCTGGTTGGCTGCTGGAACTTCTGCTACCAACTTTGTGttcaccttggttggagtgtgGCTTGTCGAAAGAGTGGGCCGCAGGAAGCTGATCCTGGGCAGTCTATTAG GTACTGCATTGAGTCTGACTTTGCTGGCAGTCGGGTTCTTGTTATCTGCCCAGAATTCTCCACCAATCACCCTCCACCCAGTTGACTCTCAGAACTCAACCTGCAGACTATACGG GTTCTGTGAATTATGCATGCTGGATCCGGATTGTGGATTTTGTTATCGTGAAAACAGCACCAGTGTATACGACTCCTCCTGCGTTCCTGTCGATCAAACGTCTACTGATCACGCCGCCTGGGGAAG GTGTTTCAACCGTACGGAAACAGCTGACAGCCCAATCTGGGCCTACAACTTCTGTCCAACTTCCTACTCCTGGATTGTCCTGCTGGGCCTCGTCCTGTACCTTGCATTCTTTGCTCCAG GTATGGGCCCCATGCCTTGGACAGTGAACTCAGAGATCTACCCACTGTGGGCCCGAAGCACTGGCAACGCCTGTTCAGCTGGCGTCAACTGGATCTTCAACGTCCTGGTGTCTCTGACCTTCCTTCATGTCGCTGAGTTTCTCACCTATTACG GGGCGTTCTTCATGTACACGGGCCTGGTGGTGTTGGGTCTCCTCTTCGTCCAGGGCTGCCTCCCAGAGACCCAGGGCCTCCAGCTGGAAGAGATCGAGACATTGTTTACCGGTCAGCTCTGCTCCTGCGGAGCCACCTCACCCAATGACAAACGCCACGTCCACTACATCCGG CAAGGTCCGGAATTCAGCTCATCAGACTATGGAGCGGTGGGGTATGACGGTGCTATAGCTTATATAACTGTAAGTATGCTAATAACTTTTCTGCTATGCTACCACAGTGCTAAATATGCCTTTTTAATGTTCAATTTAATGTCCCTGTTTTCACAGCTCAGATAA
- the slc2a13b gene encoding solute carrier family 2 member 13b isoform X6 encodes MSSSHDEYSLKYMSNLMGSRRQKSVDGGEQSLIGPPSGDSGGDLLDKDASTSGFVYMLAFFSALGGFLFGYDTGVVSGAMLLLKKEMNLNNLWQELLVSSTVGAAALSALSGGFLNGWLGRRICIIFSSFIFSVGGIIMGFAPDKVVLLVGRITVGLGIGIASMTVPVYLAEVSPPHQRGLLVTINSLFITGGQFIASVVDGAFSYLSHDGWRYMLGLSVVPAVLQFIGFFFLPESPRWLLQKGRNQEARQVLSQIRGGQSVDEEYDIIKTSIEEEEKGASAGGFVILRILRHGPTRRALFVGCGLQMFQQLAGINTVMYYSATILQMAGVRDDKQAIWLAAGTSATNFVFTLVGVWLVERVGRRKLILGSLLGTALSLTLLAVGFLLSAQNSPPITLHPVDSQNSTCRLYGFCELCMLDPDCGFCYRENSTSVYDSSCVPVDQTSTDHAAWGRCFNRTETADSPIWAYNFCPTSYSWIVLLGLVLYLAFFAPGMGPMPWTVNSEIYPLWARSTGNACSAGVNWIFNVLVSLTFLHVAEFLTYYGAFFMYTGLVVLGLLFVQGCLPETQGLQLEEIETLFTGQLCSCGATSPNDKRHVHYIRKQVFVFSQGPEFSSSDYGAVGYDGAIAYITLR; translated from the exons ATGTCCAGCAGCCACGATGAGTACAGCTTGAAGTACATGAGCAACCTTATGGGCAGCAGGAGGCAGAAATCAGTGGATGGCGGCGAGCAGAGTCTCATTGGGCCTCCATCTGGGGACTCTGGTGGGGATCTCCTGGACAAAGATGCCTCCACATCGGGGTTCGTCTATATGTTGGCGTTTTTCTCTGCCCTGGGAGGATTTCTCTTTGGGTATGACACTGGGGTGGTCTCCGGGGCTATGCTGCTCCTGAAGAAGGAGATGAACCTGAACAATCTGTGGCAGGAGCTGCTTGTGTCCAGTACTGTTGGGGCTGCAGCGCTATCTGCCCTGAGCGGAGGCTTCTTGAATGGGTGGCTGGGGCGCAGGATTTGCATCATTTTCTCCAGTTTCATCTTCAGCGTCGGAGGCATCATCATGGGTTTTGCACCGGACAAGGTGGTGCTTCTTGTGGGCAGAATCACAGTTGGTTTGGGAATAG GCATTGCCTCTATGACAGTACCTGTATACCTCGCAGAAGTTTCCCCCCCTCATCAGAGAGGTCTGCTGGTCACTATCAACTCCCTCTTCATCACTGGTGGCCAGTTTATTGCCAGTGTGGTCGATGGAGCTTTCAGCTACCTGAGCCATGATGGCTGGAG GTACATGTTGGGTTTGTCCGTTGTCCCAGCAGTGCTGCAGTTCATTGGCTTCTTCTTCCTGCCAGAAAGCCCCCGTTGGCTTCTCCAAAAGGGCCGGAACCAAGAGGCCCGACAAGTTCTCAGCCAGATCAGAGGAGGCCAGAGCGTTGATGAAGAGTACGACATTATCAAAACTAGCattgaggaagaggagaaaggggCGAGTGCag GAGGATTTGTTATCTTGCGGATCCTTCGCCACGGTCCGACTCGCAGGGCACTCTTCGTTGGCTGCGGCCTCCAGATGTTTCAGCAGCTGGCTGGGATAAACACCGTCAT GTACTACAGTGCAACCATTCTGCAGATGGCAGGGGTGCGGGATGATAAACAGGCAATCTGGTTGGCTGCTGGAACTTCTGCTACCAACTTTGTGttcaccttggttggagtgtgGCTTGTCGAAAGAGTGGGCCGCAGGAAGCTGATCCTGGGCAGTCTATTAG GTACTGCATTGAGTCTGACTTTGCTGGCAGTCGGGTTCTTGTTATCTGCCCAGAATTCTCCACCAATCACCCTCCACCCAGTTGACTCTCAGAACTCAACCTGCAGACTATACGG GTTCTGTGAATTATGCATGCTGGATCCGGATTGTGGATTTTGTTATCGTGAAAACAGCACCAGTGTATACGACTCCTCCTGCGTTCCTGTCGATCAAACGTCTACTGATCACGCCGCCTGGGGAAG GTGTTTCAACCGTACGGAAACAGCTGACAGCCCAATCTGGGCCTACAACTTCTGTCCAACTTCCTACTCCTGGATTGTCCTGCTGGGCCTCGTCCTGTACCTTGCATTCTTTGCTCCAG GTATGGGCCCCATGCCTTGGACAGTGAACTCAGAGATCTACCCACTGTGGGCCCGAAGCACTGGCAACGCCTGTTCAGCTGGCGTCAACTGGATCTTCAACGTCCTGGTGTCTCTGACCTTCCTTCATGTCGCTGAGTTTCTCACCTATTACG GGGCGTTCTTCATGTACACGGGCCTGGTGGTGTTGGGTCTCCTCTTCGTCCAGGGCTGCCTCCCAGAGACCCAGGGCCTCCAGCTGGAAGAGATCGAGACATTGTTTACCGGTCAGCTCTGCTCCTGCGGAGCCACCTCACCCAATGACAAACGCCACGTCCACTACATCCGG aaacaagtctttgttttttcG CAAGGTCCGGAATTCAGCTCATCAGACTATGGAGCGGTGGGGTATGACGGTGCTATAGCTTATATAACT CTCAGATAA